A section of the Clostridium sp. TW13 genome encodes:
- a CDS encoding serine/threonine-protein kinase, with product MGKELYEKSLNKYSDKETVLKKWIELNKRLNKNKNSTYYSRTILDAQGLIEYVIDNVLKDENGNIPSRDEDGRYYGIIDKLIMTREHGKIVPDNLISRLKRIKYYRNVVAHSTKTIIDELVDYNKTEEALAVYGEILSCLGFLEREDIVVAVDKLKSEVGDVIDESVALDEFIGEGASGRVFKAYHKRLGINVAIKEIKHNTVDSDIIENEKKILVSLKHKGIPNIYDVIAENRTHYIVMEYVEGTNLEEFINKIGVPSLKVLIDIGKQLCDIIEYLHEKNVIYNDLKPSNILLDNYNKVSLIDFGVSYDANNSLKSTSGYSGTYVYSSPEQLRGEIDSSDNDIYSLGATLYYISEGEDPIVSQEQRFRKSTDKGIINIIEKAMAYNKSNRYASVKDLKEDLIRVEIGKNPLIKAKDISKNKVVIIAASIIIGLVLVAGGSIGIYRTLTTDKNNSNNASIELNGNKSDKNQESDKSNSSNNTKDTSSIQKNSNDNISNKDENDKKESNIQSVNKSASTFNGKLVAKLSNYEIDGKDITVNVSITSNYSKEIRFWPNGIYMMNENGKRFAIDTYKHLEKGDGQFILAPGESRDFSFYLTNYSESNSLTFKLDQIWCMGPDSMKNKIEIKAK from the coding sequence AGTATAGTGATAAAGAAACAGTGTTAAAAAAGTGGATTGAATTAAATAAGAGGCTTAATAAAAATAAGAATTCTACCTATTATAGTAGGACAATATTAGATGCTCAGGGATTAATAGAATATGTAATTGATAATGTACTAAAAGATGAAAATGGAAATATTCCAAGTAGAGATGAAGACGGAAGGTATTATGGAATTATAGACAAGTTAATTATGACAAGAGAACATGGAAAGATAGTACCTGATAATTTAATTAGTAGATTAAAAAGAATTAAGTATTATAGAAATGTAGTTGCACATAGCACTAAAACCATTATTGATGAACTAGTAGATTATAATAAAACAGAAGAGGCTTTAGCTGTATATGGAGAAATATTGAGTTGTTTAGGCTTTTTAGAGAGAGAAGATATAGTAGTAGCAGTGGATAAGCTTAAGTCTGAAGTTGGAGATGTTATTGATGAATCAGTTGCTTTAGATGAGTTTATAGGAGAAGGGGCTTCGGGGAGAGTATTTAAAGCTTACCATAAAAGATTGGGCATAAATGTAGCTATTAAGGAGATTAAGCACAATACGGTTGACTCAGATATTATTGAAAATGAAAAGAAAATTTTAGTTTCCTTGAAGCATAAAGGAATTCCTAATATTTATGATGTTATAGCAGAAAACAGAACACATTATATAGTAATGGAATATGTAGAAGGTACAAATTTAGAAGAATTTATTAATAAAATAGGAGTACCTTCTTTAAAAGTATTAATAGATATAGGTAAGCAATTATGTGATATTATAGAGTATTTGCATGAGAAAAATGTAATTTATAATGATTTAAAACCAAGCAATATATTGCTTGACAATTATAATAAAGTATCATTAATTGATTTTGGAGTATCCTATGATGCTAATAATAGTTTAAAATCAACAAGTGGATATTCAGGTACATACGTTTATTCATCTCCGGAACAATTAAGGGGAGAGATAGATTCAAGTGACAATGACATCTATTCATTAGGAGCCACATTATATTATATTAGCGAAGGTGAGGATCCTATAGTTTCACAGGAGCAAAGATTTAGAAAAAGTACAGATAAAGGAATAATTAATATAATTGAAAAGGCAATGGCTTATAATAAAAGTAACAGATATGCTTCTGTGAAAGATTTGAAAGAAGATTTAATAAGAGTCGAAATTGGCAAGAATCCATTGATAAAGGCAAAAGATATAAGTAAAAATAAAGTGGTGATAATAGCAGCAAGTATAATTATAGGTTTGGTATTAGTTGCAGGCGGAAGTATTGGGATATATAGAACTTTAACTACTGATAAAAATAACTCAAATAATGCAAGTATAGAATTGAATGGTAATAAAAGCGATAAAAACCAAGAAAGTGATAAATCAAATAGTAGTAATAATACAAAAGATACATCTAGCATTCAAAAAAATAGTAATGATAATATTAGTAATAAGGATGAGAATGATAAAAAAGAATCTAACATTCAATCAGTTAATAAATCAGCTAGTACATTTAATGGAAAGTTAGTAGCAAAGTTAAGTAATTATGAGATTGATGGTAAGGATATTACAGTAAATGTAAGTATTACTAGCAACTATAGTAAAGAAATACGTTTCTGGCCAAATGGAATTTATATGATGAATGAAAATGGTAAAAGATTTGCTATAGACACTTATAAGCATTTAGAAAAGGGAGATGGTCAATTTATTTTAGCGCCAGGGGAAAGTAGAGATTTTTCATTTTATTTAACTAACTATAGTGAATCTAATTCTCTTACTTTTAAACTAGATCAAATTTGGTGTATGGGACCTGATAGTATGAAAAACAAGATTGAGATTAAGGCTAAATAG